In the genome of Halobacterium noricense, one region contains:
- a CDS encoding molybdenum cofactor guanylyltransferase, translating into MRSAVVLAGGRSTRYGDGDKALADLAGMPMLRRVADRLANVTDELVVNCRDDQRSAHRDALDGYPNPVRVAEDPEPDEGPMAGIAAGLREASGEYALVVACDMPFVDPAVVDLLFDRAAGHDAAVPEMDDGWYQTTQAVYRADAMAAACADALDRGDRKILAPLESLDWVAVPESDVAAAGDLESFENLNTREAVEDAAGRFAPQ; encoded by the coding sequence GTGCGCTCAGCAGTCGTGCTTGCGGGCGGCCGCTCGACACGCTACGGCGACGGCGACAAGGCGCTGGCCGACCTCGCCGGGATGCCGATGCTGCGCCGGGTCGCCGACCGCCTCGCCAACGTCACCGACGAACTAGTCGTGAATTGCCGCGACGACCAGCGAAGTGCTCACCGCGACGCCCTCGACGGCTACCCGAACCCCGTGCGCGTCGCGGAGGACCCGGAACCCGACGAGGGCCCGATGGCGGGCATCGCCGCGGGCCTCCGCGAAGCAAGCGGCGAGTACGCGCTCGTCGTCGCTTGCGACATGCCGTTCGTCGACCCGGCCGTCGTCGACCTCCTCTTCGACCGCGCCGCCGGCCACGACGCCGCCGTCCCCGAGATGGACGACGGCTGGTACCAGACGACGCAAGCAGTCTACCGCGCTGACGCGATGGCCGCGGCCTGCGCGGACGCCCTCGACCGCGGCGACCGCAAGATTCTCGCGCCCCTCGAATCGCTGGACTGGGTCGCCGTCCCCGAGAGCGACGTGGCTGCCGCTGGCGACCTCGAATCCTTCGAGAACCTCAACACGCGCGAAGCCGTCGAAGACGCGGCCGGGCGGTTCGCCCCGCAGTAG
- the yqeC gene encoding selenium cofactor biosynthesis protein YqeC, with amino-acid sequence MALADAVDAEGVVCAVGAGGKKSLLYALAERVDRAVVTATVRIPIFDEHVSRVVVTDDPAAVVHEATEWPLGVVPEREREDRYRGYERERIASISDAGANAVLVKADGARTRRLKAPGEHEPQIPACADVVVPIASVRAVGEPLSEAVAHRPERVADLTDLAVGDEIRPEDVARVLAHPEGGMRDVPEDATAIPLVNMADDAALVQTATEIAEGVHDRVDVPRVVVTSLKADDPVKTVV; translated from the coding sequence ATGGCGCTCGCTGACGCCGTCGACGCCGAGGGAGTCGTCTGCGCGGTCGGGGCGGGCGGGAAGAAGTCGCTCTTGTACGCGCTCGCCGAACGGGTCGACCGCGCGGTCGTCACCGCGACCGTCCGCATCCCGATTTTCGACGAACACGTCTCCCGGGTCGTCGTCACGGACGACCCGGCCGCCGTCGTCCACGAAGCGACCGAGTGGCCGCTCGGCGTGGTGCCCGAGCGCGAGCGCGAGGACCGCTACCGCGGCTACGAGCGCGAGCGAATCGCGAGCATCTCGGATGCCGGCGCGAACGCCGTCCTCGTGAAAGCCGACGGCGCGCGCACCCGTCGGCTGAAAGCGCCGGGCGAGCACGAACCCCAGATTCCGGCCTGTGCGGACGTCGTGGTGCCGATTGCGAGCGTGCGTGCGGTCGGCGAACCGCTCTCGGAGGCCGTCGCCCACCGACCCGAGCGCGTCGCCGACCTCACGGACCTCGCGGTCGGCGACGAGATTCGCCCCGAAGACGTCGCACGCGTGCTCGCCCACCCCGAAGGCGGGATGAGAGACGTTCCCGAGGACGCGACCGCGATTCCGCTCGTGAACATGGCCGACGACGCCGCGCTCGTCCAAACCGCCACGGAAATCGCCGAGGGCGTCCACGACCGCGTGGACGTGCCCCGCGTCGTCGTCACGTCGCTGAAAGCCGACGACCCGGTGAAGACCGTCGTCTAG
- a CDS encoding helix-turn-helix transcriptional regulator has product MDDLTGFQRDLLVVTAGLEDPNGLDIKDELEQYYESDINHGRLYPNLDTLVEKGLIEKGQRDERTNEYEVTTRGDRELRARRKWENRYVRDAVKELDDDHLLLAN; this is encoded by the coding sequence ATGGACGACCTCACTGGCTTCCAGCGCGACCTCCTCGTCGTGACGGCGGGCCTCGAAGACCCCAACGGGCTCGACATCAAGGACGAACTCGAACAGTACTACGAGTCGGACATCAACCACGGCCGCCTCTACCCCAACCTCGACACGCTCGTCGAGAAGGGGCTCATCGAGAAGGGGCAGCGCGACGAGCGCACCAACGAGTACGAGGTCACGACGCGTGGCGACCGCGAACTCCGCGCGCGCCGCAAGTGGGAGAACCGCTACGTCCGGGACGCCGTCAAGGAGCTCGACGACGACCACCTGCTGCTCGCCAACTGA
- a CDS encoding GAF domain-containing protein — MNHESYLRAVDLPEYTDHATNAAERGAALVARPPHATVDADTVEDCYVYPVPELGPDGTCGVGLADELYNLAPICGLEYEPERLRDHPNTARLVALDETVRRLAEETNPDWLGVYRRATNPDGEEVLVKEAYVGEHSRAEFPLTESFAERSNNATVGLTGEAVLVEDVGDYDGPYYECDDSVQSEFCCPILADGDVVGIIDAEAHEPDVFTPDRVLAIAGACAALADSDLLTPPRVEA, encoded by the coding sequence ATGAACCACGAGTCCTACCTCCGGGCCGTGGACCTCCCGGAGTACACCGACCACGCGACGAACGCCGCCGAACGCGGCGCGGCGCTCGTCGCCCGCCCGCCACACGCGACCGTCGACGCCGACACCGTCGAGGACTGCTACGTCTACCCCGTCCCCGAACTCGGGCCGGATGGTACCTGTGGTGTGGGCCTCGCGGACGAACTGTACAACCTCGCGCCCATCTGCGGGCTGGAGTACGAGCCCGAACGCCTCCGCGACCACCCCAACACCGCGCGCCTGGTCGCGCTCGACGAGACGGTGCGCCGGCTCGCCGAGGAGACCAACCCCGACTGGCTCGGCGTCTACCGCCGCGCCACCAACCCCGACGGCGAGGAAGTGCTCGTCAAGGAGGCGTACGTCGGCGAGCACTCCCGCGCGGAGTTCCCGCTCACCGAGTCGTTCGCCGAACGCTCGAACAACGCCACCGTCGGGCTCACGGGCGAAGCCGTGCTCGTCGAGGACGTCGGCGACTACGACGGCCCGTATTACGAGTGCGACGACAGCGTCCAGAGCGAGTTCTGCTGTCCCATCCTCGCGGACGGCGACGTCGTCGGCATCATCGATGCGGAAGCCCACGAGCCGGACGTCTTCACGCCCGACCGCGTGCTCGCCATCGCCGGCGCGTGCGCTGCGCTCGCCGACTCGGACCTCCTGACGCCGCCGCGCGTCGAGGCCTGA
- a CDS encoding universal stress protein: MERAIAVVEASDSAKSLVEEAGELAAGVDAELVLVHVTTDDEYAERRESMMSVPSLDVNYTVDDALDGAVTVVTT, translated from the coding sequence ATGGAACGCGCCATCGCCGTCGTGGAAGCCTCCGACTCCGCGAAATCCCTCGTCGAAGAAGCCGGCGAACTCGCCGCGGGCGTCGACGCGGAACTCGTGTTGGTCCACGTGACGACCGACGACGAGTACGCCGAGCGCCGCGAGTCGATGATGAGCGTCCCGAGCCTCGACGTCAACTACACCGTCGACGACGCACTCGACGGCGCTGTCACCGTCGTCACGACGTGA
- a CDS encoding DICT sensory domain-containing protein, with protein MSLREVVATVRGREKTLTVYTEPGTDVVPELREYFVSQNVAIEEADAGSDPEHAVLSDDGEFLTAVGIDALRSLTHGSPRSVGEDAAYGRLLSHLDRTTFTSYNHRQMLEASREIEDRAWRTGDGRLFAGFQRLSNFAGERGTYERLASTDLDVHVYGVPDDTVDVPEDVTFHGSAIPDVASLWFVVFDGSDDPQQACALLAEEHSDGFYGFWTYDTSLVDDALDALGAARRSA; from the coding sequence ATGAGCCTCCGCGAGGTGGTTGCGACGGTCCGGGGGCGCGAGAAGACGCTCACGGTGTACACGGAACCCGGGACGGACGTCGTGCCCGAACTCCGGGAGTACTTCGTGTCCCAGAACGTCGCCATCGAGGAAGCCGACGCCGGCAGCGACCCCGAGCACGCGGTGCTGTCCGACGACGGCGAGTTCCTCACCGCAGTCGGCATCGACGCGCTCCGCTCCCTGACCCACGGGAGTCCGCGGTCGGTCGGCGAGGACGCCGCGTACGGCCGCCTGCTCTCGCACCTCGACCGCACCACGTTCACGTCGTACAACCACCGCCAGATGCTGGAAGCCTCCCGCGAAATCGAGGACCGCGCGTGGCGCACGGGCGACGGGCGGCTGTTCGCGGGCTTCCAGCGGCTGTCGAACTTCGCGGGCGAACGCGGCACCTACGAGCGCCTCGCCAGCACCGACCTCGACGTCCACGTCTACGGCGTCCCCGACGACACCGTGGACGTGCCAGAGGACGTGACCTTCCACGGCAGCGCAATTCCGGACGTCGCGTCGCTGTGGTTCGTGGTCTTCGACGGCAGCGACGACCCACAGCAGGCGTGCGCACTGCTCGCCGAGGAACACAGCGACGGGTTCTACGGCTTCTGGACGTACGACACGAGCCTCGTCGACGACGCGTTGGACGCGCTCGGCGCTGCGCGGCGGTCGGCCTGA
- a CDS encoding metal-dependent hydrolase family protein, which produces MRVFDVARLVDGQRDDAVDDARLVVEDDGTVAAAGPRESVDAPPDTEHVEFPDRTIVPGFIDAHVHLQGARSMDVADWTTTPDSLAAARATADLRKLADAGFTSVRDLGSTVGLGLREAVADGEVSGPRVFTSGRAISQTGGHGDIHGLPHEWVADGTPLSTLADGTAECRREARKRVRDGVDCLKIMTTGGVLSERDAPDRRQFTDDEITAMTREADRAGVDVAAHAQGSAGIKAALRNGATTIEHGFYLDDDCISLLKECGGTFVPTLSIMYRITERGGDHGVPEWALEKAREAREAHVEAVERAYEANAAIAAGTDFMGPELVPHGENALEMELLVDEIGFSEMDAIQAGTRVAARTLPRNDVGTLTEGARADFAVLADDPLADISAVRRVEATYVDGRRVDV; this is translated from the coding sequence ATGCGAGTGTTCGACGTCGCACGACTCGTCGACGGCCAACGCGACGACGCCGTCGACGACGCGCGCCTCGTCGTCGAGGACGACGGCACCGTCGCCGCGGCCGGTCCCCGCGAGTCCGTCGACGCACCGCCAGACACCGAGCACGTCGAGTTCCCGGACCGCACCATCGTCCCCGGGTTCATCGACGCGCACGTCCACCTTCAGGGTGCGCGCTCGATGGACGTCGCCGACTGGACGACCACGCCGGACTCGCTGGCGGCCGCCCGCGCCACCGCGGACCTGCGGAAGTTGGCCGACGCGGGGTTCACGAGCGTCCGCGACCTCGGGAGCACGGTCGGCCTCGGGCTCCGTGAGGCGGTCGCGGACGGCGAGGTTTCGGGGCCGCGGGTGTTCACGAGCGGCCGCGCAATCTCCCAGACCGGCGGCCACGGCGACATCCACGGGCTCCCCCACGAGTGGGTCGCCGACGGCACGCCGCTGTCCACGCTCGCGGACGGGACCGCCGAGTGCCGGCGGGAAGCCCGCAAGCGAGTCCGGGACGGCGTCGACTGCCTGAAAATCATGACCACGGGCGGCGTGCTGAGCGAGCGCGACGCGCCCGACCGCCGCCAGTTCACGGACGACGAAATCACGGCGATGACGCGGGAGGCCGACCGCGCCGGCGTCGACGTCGCCGCTCACGCGCAGGGCAGCGCTGGCATCAAGGCCGCGCTCCGGAACGGCGCGACGACCATCGAGCACGGCTTCTACCTGGACGACGATTGCATCAGCCTCCTGAAGGAGTGTGGCGGGACGTTCGTCCCGACGCTCTCGATTATGTACCGCATCACCGAGCGCGGCGGCGACCACGGCGTCCCCGAGTGGGCGTTGGAGAAAGCCCGCGAAGCGCGTGAGGCCCACGTCGAGGCCGTCGAGCGCGCATACGAGGCGAACGCCGCCATCGCCGCCGGCACGGACTTCATGGGGCCCGAGCTGGTCCCACACGGCGAGAACGCCCTGGAGATGGAGCTGCTCGTGGACGAAATCGGGTTCTCGGAGATGGACGCCATTCAGGCGGGAACGCGGGTCGCCGCGCGCACGCTCCCGCGGAACGACGTCGGGACGCTGACGGAGGGCGCTCGCGCGGACTTCGCGGTCCTCGCAGACGACCCGCTGGCGGACATCTCGGCGGTGCGGCGCGTCGAGGCGACGTACGTGGACGGCCGGCGGGTGGACGTCTGA
- a CDS encoding cyclase family protein, translated as MWDLTHELGSGLPYPGDPQAAVTPHATFEADGYRVAEVACSTHSGTHVDAPAHLLADGATLGAYDVETFAFDARIVDCTAFDAREPIPVARVPDTDADLLVFHTSWSEHWGDQRYFDHPYLTAAAAARCADLGCHVGLDAPSVDPSPSEHATDDEPTGYPAHHALLGGERLILENLRNLGALPQRCAIRAYPLPVDADGAPVRAVADD; from the coding sequence ATGTGGGACCTCACGCACGAACTCGGCTCCGGGCTGCCGTACCCCGGCGACCCGCAGGCGGCCGTGACGCCGCACGCGACGTTCGAGGCGGACGGATACCGGGTCGCCGAAGTCGCGTGCTCGACGCACTCGGGGACGCACGTCGACGCGCCCGCACACCTGCTCGCGGATGGCGCGACGCTCGGCGCGTACGACGTCGAGACGTTCGCGTTCGACGCGCGAATCGTGGACTGCACGGCGTTCGACGCGCGCGAGCCGATTCCCGTCGCCCGCGTCCCCGACACTGACGCCGACCTCCTCGTCTTCCACACTAGCTGGAGCGAGCACTGGGGCGACCAGCGGTACTTCGACCACCCCTACCTGACCGCTGCTGCGGCAGCGCGTTGTGCGGACCTCGGCTGTCACGTCGGCCTCGACGCGCCGAGCGTCGACCCGTCACCCTCCGAGCACGCGACGGACGACGAACCGACGGGCTATCCGGCACACCACGCGCTGCTCGGCGGCGAGCGACTGATTCTGGAGAATCTACGGAACCTCGGCGCGCTCCCACAGCGTTGTGCGATTCGAGCGTACCCGCTGCCCGTGGATGCAGACGGCGCACCCGTGCGAGCGGTCGCCGACGACTAG
- a CDS encoding DUF7112 family protein has product MTDYVSEETVETVTGTVARAGGTRRHELRLPADAAADFPAGEVVRVVLDGDEYHAQLRHHDDGTPVIRGAYDTPSLARDPGSATNHLAEWLDDGPLEAGRSVHVDVVEPGLKYGVRVPGESATYAATQPPDSSLSAIADSLDE; this is encoded by the coding sequence ATGACCGACTACGTCTCCGAGGAGACCGTCGAGACGGTGACCGGGACGGTCGCCCGCGCCGGGGGGACGCGCCGTCACGAACTCCGCCTGCCCGCGGACGCGGCAGCCGACTTCCCGGCCGGCGAGGTTGTCCGCGTCGTCCTCGACGGCGACGAGTACCACGCGCAACTCCGCCACCACGACGACGGCACGCCCGTGATTCGCGGCGCGTACGACACGCCGTCGCTCGCCCGCGACCCCGGGAGCGCCACCAACCACCTCGCCGAGTGGCTCGACGACGGTCCGCTGGAGGCCGGGCGCTCCGTGCACGTCGATGTCGTCGAACCCGGGCTCAAGTACGGCGTCCGCGTCCCGGGCGAGTCCGCGACGTACGCCGCGACCCAGCCGCCGGATTCGAGCCTCTCGGCCATCGCCGACTCTCTCGACGAGTAG
- a CDS encoding response regulator, with protein sequence MSRGRDDATVLAVDDLQDYLDVYEHRLGDRYDVRTANGGEAALDTLSPDVDVVLLDRDMPDVSGDEVLAAIRDAGYDCRVVMVTANEPDEDIVGLGYDAYLRKPVSEDDLTDVVERLRSLAAYVEAIEAFHEASERRAAGEHDDAERVRDLRERADDIADGFDARDYRIVFRDLE encoded by the coding sequence ATGAGCCGGGGGCGTGACGACGCGACTGTGCTCGCCGTCGACGACCTGCAGGACTACCTCGACGTCTACGAGCACCGACTCGGCGACCGGTACGACGTGCGGACGGCCAACGGCGGCGAGGCCGCGCTCGACACACTCTCGCCGGATGTGGACGTCGTGCTTCTCGATAGGGACATGCCCGACGTCTCGGGCGACGAGGTGCTGGCGGCGATTCGGGACGCGGGCTACGACTGCCGGGTGGTGATGGTGACGGCAAACGAACCCGACGAGGATATTGTCGGCCTCGGGTACGACGCCTACCTCAGAAAACCCGTCTCGGAGGACGACCTGACCGACGTCGTCGAGCGCTTGCGCTCGCTGGCGGCGTACGTCGAGGCCATCGAAGCGTTCCACGAGGCCAGCGAGCGCCGCGCGGCCGGCGAACACGACGACGCCGAGCGCGTGCGCGACCTGCGCGAGCGGGCCGACGACATCGCGGACGGCTTCGACGCGCGGGACTACCGCATCGTCTTCCGCGACCTGGAGTGA
- a CDS encoding PAS domain S-box protein: MSPDRPLVSTVTRTVQRADSVPDLRASVCDAVVDAGHEFACFCGTDDEPATASQGAVEPPDPKTVAPTFRGAANGPTPSGSDEIGGEPEPLGDDAHAPAADERTVTWVAYDDAHAAAVPVVDADDYYGTLAFGPDTRADTDAERERLAAVGRVVGQGFTRLDAARERDRLRDSLRTERRQFEKLHSVAARMVGCEDATSIYHLAIDAAENILEFDVCGIDVVEDGYLVPKATSTELEPEDSQRLPADTGIAGRTYQENTSMVVDDVGDHENAEPASPEYTAVLSVPIDDVGVFQAGSREHGAFSQTDAELVELLMAHVSATLRRLRSADALRESEQKYRTLVEQSHDAVVTYADGELSFANERASALFGRSRAALLAADACELFHPEDRVKLERVAGELTAAAGRRQTFESRIRQPDGDVRFCEFSATSIDYEGDVVVLASIRDITERKARERELERQNERLDEFASVVSHDLRSPINVARGGLDLATDTGDHDHLDRASSALDRMEALVEDVLKLARQGGLADETESAALAEVATDAWDCIDAADATLAVETDDSVEADPTRLQELFENLFRNAVEHGSTDPQNAKRSEDAVGHGSTNPRSHAHEDAVEHAGDAGGVSVTVTSCADGFAVIDDGPGLPEGSHDEVFERGFTSVDGGTGFGLAIVERIADAHGWTVDAVPPDEGDPDRGARFEITGCRGE; this comes from the coding sequence ATGTCGCCGGACCGCCCCCTCGTCAGCACGGTGACGCGAACCGTCCAGCGAGCCGACAGTGTCCCCGACCTCCGAGCGAGCGTCTGTGACGCCGTCGTCGACGCCGGCCACGAGTTCGCCTGCTTCTGTGGCACCGACGACGAACCCGCGACGGCGAGCCAGGGCGCAGTCGAACCTCCCGACCCGAAGACCGTCGCGCCGACGTTCCGGGGCGCAGCGAACGGCCCAACCCCGTCCGGGTCCGACGAGATAGGCGGCGAGCCCGAACCGTTGGGTGACGATGCACATGCACCAGCAGCGGACGAACGCACCGTGACGTGGGTCGCGTACGACGACGCGCACGCCGCCGCAGTCCCCGTCGTGGACGCCGACGACTACTACGGGACGCTCGCGTTCGGGCCGGACACGCGGGCCGACACCGACGCCGAGCGCGAGCGCCTCGCTGCCGTCGGCAGAGTCGTCGGCCAGGGGTTCACGCGGCTGGACGCCGCCCGGGAGCGCGACCGACTGCGCGACTCCCTCCGGACCGAGCGCCGGCAGTTCGAGAAGCTCCACAGCGTCGCCGCCAGAATGGTCGGCTGCGAGGACGCCACCAGCATCTACCACCTCGCCATCGACGCCGCCGAAAACATCCTCGAATTCGACGTCTGCGGCATCGACGTCGTCGAAGACGGCTACCTCGTCCCGAAGGCCACGTCCACCGAGTTGGAGCCCGAGGACTCCCAGCGTCTCCCCGCCGACACCGGCATCGCCGGGCGGACCTACCAGGAGAACACCTCGATGGTCGTCGACGACGTCGGCGACCACGAAAACGCCGAGCCCGCCAGTCCCGAGTACACGGCCGTGTTGAGCGTGCCCATCGACGACGTCGGCGTGTTCCAGGCCGGCTCCCGGGAGCACGGCGCGTTCTCGCAGACGGACGCCGAGCTCGTCGAACTGTTGATGGCGCACGTCTCCGCGACGCTCCGGCGGCTGCGCTCGGCGGACGCGCTCCGGGAGAGCGAGCAGAAGTACCGGACGCTCGTCGAGCAGAGCCACGACGCCGTCGTCACGTACGCCGACGGCGAGCTATCGTTCGCCAACGAGCGCGCGTCGGCGCTGTTCGGGCGCTCCCGGGCGGCACTCCTGGCCGCGGACGCCTGCGAGCTGTTCCACCCCGAGGACCGCGTGAAACTCGAACGCGTCGCCGGCGAACTGACGGCCGCGGCCGGCCGCCGGCAGACGTTCGAGAGCCGCATCCGGCAACCCGACGGCGACGTGCGCTTCTGCGAGTTCAGCGCCACGAGCATCGATTACGAGGGCGACGTGGTGGTGCTCGCCTCGATTCGGGACATCACCGAGCGCAAGGCCCGCGAGCGCGAACTCGAACGGCAGAACGAGCGCCTGGACGAGTTCGCCAGCGTCGTGAGCCACGACCTCCGCAGCCCCATCAACGTCGCTCGCGGGGGCCTCGACCTCGCGACGGACACCGGCGACCACGACCACCTCGACCGCGCCAGCAGCGCCCTCGACCGCATGGAAGCGCTCGTCGAGGACGTGCTCAAACTCGCCCGACAGGGCGGGCTCGCTGACGAAACCGAGTCCGCCGCGCTGGCCGAGGTCGCGACAGACGCGTGGGACTGTATCGACGCGGCTGACGCGACGCTCGCGGTCGAAACCGACGACAGCGTGGAAGCGGACCCGACGCGGCTCCAGGAGTTGTTCGAGAACCTCTTCCGAAATGCTGTGGAACATGGTTCCACAGACCCCCAGAACGCGAAGCGTTCTGAGGATGCCGTGGGGCATGGCTCCACGAACCCTCGTTCGCACGCTCACGAGGACGCCGTAGAGCACGCTGGGGACGCCGGCGGTGTCTCAGTCACAGTCACGTCGTGCGCGGACGGTTTCGCCGTCATCGACGACGGCCCGGGTCTGCCCGAGGGTAGCCACGACGAGGTGTTCGAGCGCGGGTTCACGTCCGTGGACGGCGGCACCGGGTTCGGGCTCGCCATCGTGGAGCGTATCGCCGACGCCCACGGCTGGACCGTCGACGCCGTTCCGCCGGACGAGGGCGACCCGGACCGCGGTGCTCGATTCGAAATCACCGGCTGTCGTGGTGAGTAG
- a CDS encoding HalX domain-containing protein has protein sequence MTDEEARVLVVDDDEALTDVYAEWLSERYAVQTATTGEAALHELDDAVDVVLLDRRMPGLSGEDVLDRIRHAEYDCRVAMVTGVRPNTDVVDLGFDEYLLKPVDRDDLHDVVDTLLDRSAYDDRLQELYALSSKRALLESEADDGDLELDESYQELVARIQELRDRIDDTMDGFGFDDFRVAFRDVPDQNTGSD, from the coding sequence ATGACTGACGAAGAGGCACGCGTACTCGTGGTCGACGACGACGAAGCGCTCACCGACGTGTACGCCGAGTGGCTCTCCGAGCGGTACGCCGTCCAGACCGCGACCACCGGCGAAGCCGCCCTGCACGAACTCGACGACGCCGTCGACGTCGTGCTCCTCGACCGGCGGATGCCGGGGCTCTCCGGCGAGGACGTCCTCGACCGCATCCGCCACGCGGAGTACGACTGCCGCGTCGCGATGGTCACGGGCGTGCGCCCGAACACCGACGTCGTCGACCTCGGCTTCGACGAGTACCTCCTCAAGCCCGTCGACCGCGACGACCTCCACGACGTCGTCGACACCCTCCTCGACCGCTCCGCGTACGACGACCGCCTCCAGGAGTTGTACGCCCTCTCCTCGAAGCGCGCGCTGCTCGAATCCGAGGCCGACGACGGCGACCTCGAACTCGACGAGTCCTACCAGGAGCTCGTCGCCCGCATCCAGGAGCTCCGGGACCGCATCGACGACACGATGGACGGCTTCGGGTTCGACGACTTCCGCGTCGCGTTCCGCGACGTCCCCGACCAGAACACGGGCAGCGACTGA
- a CDS encoding transcription initiation factor IIB: protein MSDTTIRTYSSDRQHNENESESEVESADETVTCPECGGRVVNDEEHGESICADCGLVVEEDSIDRGPEWRAFNSTEKDNKSRVGAPTTNMMHDKGLSTNIGWQDKDAYGNSLSSSQRQKMQRLRKWNERFRTRNSKERNLKQALGEIERMASALGLPKEVRETASVIYRRALSEDLLPGRSIEGVATSALYAAARQMQTPRSIDEVANVSRIDAMEFKRTYRYIVRELGLEVAPADPASYVPRFASELDLPDEVERRARELLDNAKEDGVTSGKSPVGLAAAAIYASSLLTNHKVTQSEVSEVTDVSEVTIRNRYQELLEATEVAA from the coding sequence ATGAGTGACACCACAATCCGTACGTACTCCAGTGACCGACAGCACAACGAGAACGAATCCGAATCCGAGGTAGAGTCCGCGGACGAGACCGTCACCTGCCCCGAGTGTGGCGGCCGCGTCGTCAACGACGAGGAACACGGCGAGTCCATCTGTGCGGACTGTGGCCTCGTCGTCGAGGAGGACAGCATCGACCGCGGCCCCGAGTGGCGCGCGTTCAACTCCACCGAGAAGGACAACAAGAGCCGCGTCGGCGCGCCCACCACGAACATGATGCACGACAAGGGGCTGTCGACGAACATCGGCTGGCAGGACAAAGACGCCTACGGCAACAGCCTCTCGTCCAGTCAGCGCCAGAAGATGCAGCGCCTCCGCAAGTGGAACGAGCGCTTCCGCACCCGCAACAGCAAGGAGCGCAACCTCAAGCAGGCGCTCGGCGAAATCGAGCGGATGGCCTCCGCACTCGGCCTCCCGAAGGAGGTCCGCGAGACGGCCTCGGTCATCTATCGCCGCGCCCTCAGCGAGGACCTGCTCCCCGGCCGCTCCATCGAAGGCGTCGCGACGAGCGCGCTGTACGCCGCGGCCCGGCAGATGCAGACGCCGCGCTCCATCGACGAAGTAGCCAACGTCAGCCGCATCGACGCGATGGAGTTCAAGCGGACGTACCGCTACATCGTCCGCGAGCTCGGCCTCGAAGTCGCGCCCGCCGACCCCGCCAGCTACGTCCCGCGGTTCGCCTCCGAACTCGACCTCCCGGACGAGGTCGAGCGCCGCGCCCGCGAACTGCTCGACAACGCCAAAGAGGACGGCGTCACCAGCGGGAAGTCGCCGGTCGGCCTCGCGGCCGCCGCGATCTACGCCTCGAGCCTGCTCACCAACCACAAGGTGACCCAGAGCGAGGTCAGCGAGGTCACGGACGTCAGCGAGGTCACCATCCGGAACCGCTACCAGGAGCTCCTGGAAGCGACGGAAGTCGCGGCCTAA
- a CDS encoding DUF1684 domain-containing protein, translating to MTDEPAFDEAAWRERVREHRAEKDEFFAEHPQSPIPPEDREDFDGLSYFEPDPDYRVVARFGRAQNPEPVSLETTQGPPAEYDRVGVLGFTLDGEHRTLEAFRVEGEDSLFVPFADETNGGETYHRGRYLDVDAADAEQGEDVVVDFNLAYNPFCAYADQFSCALPSADNRLDVAIRAGEKAYDA from the coding sequence ATGACCGACGAGCCCGCGTTCGACGAAGCGGCGTGGCGCGAGCGCGTCCGCGAGCACCGCGCCGAGAAAGACGAGTTCTTCGCGGAGCACCCGCAGTCCCCGATTCCCCCCGAGGACCGCGAGGACTTCGACGGGCTGTCGTACTTCGAGCCCGACCCCGACTACCGCGTCGTCGCACGCTTCGGGCGCGCGCAGAACCCCGAGCCGGTCTCGCTGGAGACCACGCAGGGGCCGCCCGCGGAGTACGACCGCGTCGGCGTGCTCGGGTTCACGCTCGACGGCGAGCACCGCACCCTCGAAGCGTTCCGCGTCGAGGGCGAGGACTCGTTGTTCGTCCCGTTCGCCGACGAGACGAACGGCGGCGAGACGTACCACCGCGGCCGCTACCTCGACGTCGACGCCGCGGACGCCGAACAGGGCGAGGACGTCGTCGTTGACTTCAACCTCGCGTACAACCCCTTCTGTGCGTACGCCGACCAGTTCTCGTGTGCGCTCCCGTCCGCGGACAACCGCCTCGACGTGGCGATTCGGGCGGGCGAAAAGGCCTACGACGCCTGA